In the Fibrobacter sp. UWR3 genome, CTAAAAACTACATTTACCTTACTATGTTCGAATCCATCATCCTCGGCCTCTTGCAGGGCCTCGCCGAATTCCTCCCCATTTCCAGCTCGGGCCATCTCGTACTCGGGCACGAACTTTTAGGCATGAACGAAGCGGGCATGTTCTTCGACATCATGCTCCACGCAGGCACGCTGCTTTCCATCTTCGTGGTATTCCACAAGAAAATCGTGAACATTATCGTGGGTTGCCTGCACCGCGACCGCGACCAGCTGCGCGAAGCGGGCTACATTATCCTGGCCAGCATCCCTACCGCAATGATTGGCCTCGGGTTCAAGGATGTCCTCGAGGGGCTCTTCGAAAATCCGCGCGCCGTATGCGTCGCCGAACTCTTCACGGGCCTGCTCCTGTTCACCTCGCAGTGGGGGCCGACAGGCGCCAAGCATCCGGAAAATGAAGGCGTCAAGATGAACTGGTGGCGAGCGCTCGTGACCGGCGTCGTGCAGGGCATCGCCTGCATCCCGGGCATCAGCCGCAGCGGTTCGACCATCAGCGCCATGATGTTCATGGGCGTGAACCGCAAATACGCGGGCGAATTCAGCTTCCTCATGAGTATCCCCGCCGTCGGTGGCGCGGCCCTCCTCGACTGCATCAAGTGGGCCAAGTGCCAGAGCGCAGAAAAAGTCGCGCAGATGGCCCTCGAGAGCCCCGAAAAGGCGCTCGCCTGCAAGGATGCGGGCAGCTTTACCCCCGAACTCCTCGTGGGTATGGTCGTGTCGTTTATCTTCGGGATTATCGCCCTCAAGTGGCTCATGAACTTCGTGCAGAAGGGCAAGTTCCAGCACTTCGCCTGGTACGTCTGGGCCGTAGGTATCCTCGGGCTGATCTTCCTGTAGTAATTTAGCCGCCCATCGGTACGGAGGATCCTTCCTAAGCCCCTCCCCAACACGCTTAAAAAAAACGGTGCCGCAGGCGCGACACCGTTTCACTATGTCTAATTGATGGAAAGATTATTCCGCGAACAGAGCCGTAGAGAGGTAGCGATCGCCGGTATCCGGGAGAAGCGCGACAATCGTCTTGCCCTTGTTTTCGGGACGCTTCGCGAGTTCCTTTGCAGCCCAGAGAGCCGCACCGGAAGAGATACCCACGAGCACGCCTTCCTTCTTGCCGATTTCGCGGCCGGCTTCGAAGGCAGCCTCGTTCTCGACAGCGATGATTTCGTCGTAGACCTTGGTGTTGAGCGTATCGGGAACGAAGCCCGCGCCAATACCCTGGATCTTGTGGGAGCCCGCGACGCCCTTGCTGAGCACCGGAGAGCTGGCCGGTTCCACAGCCACGACCTTCACGTTCGGGTTCTTGCTCTTGAGGAATTCGCCCACGCCGGTCACGGTACCGCCAGTACCCACGCCCGCCACGAAGATGTCCACCTTACCGTCGGTGTCTTCCCAGATTTCGGGACCGGTAGTGGCCCTGTGGGCGGCCGGGTTGGCCGGGTTCACGAACTGGCCCGGAATGAAGCTGTTCGGGATTTCCTTCGCGAGTTCGTCGGCCTTCGCGATGGCGCCCTTCATGCCCTTCGCGCCTTCGGTCAGCACGAGTTCGGCACCGTAGGCCTTCATCAGCTGGCGACGTTCCACGCTCATGGTCTCGGGCATCACGATGATGATGCGGTAACCGCGGGCGGCGGCGACAGAAGCAAGGCCGATGCCGGTGTTGCCCGAAGTCGGCTCGATGATGACGGAACCGGCCTTGAGCTTACCGCTCTTCTCGGCGTCGTCGAGCATCGCTTTGGCGATACGGTCCTTCACGGAACCTGCGGGGTTGAAGTATTCGAGCTTAGCCAAGATCTTTGCTTCGAGATTGTTCGAGGCTTCGACGTGAGTGAGTTCGAGGAGGGGGGTGTGACCAACAAGCTGGTCGGCGGAGGTGTAAATCTTAGACATTTTGAAATTCCTTTTTTTTGTGATCCCCGCTAGTGCGCGTAGCCATCAGAGCGGGGATCTTGTTTAAAATTTTGTTGATGTTAAGCCGCGGTCGACGGCCCGAATGAAAAGCCTACTACCAGGGCTAACATCGAACAGAATTAAGGTAAAGTCCGTACATACTATAATTCCTTAGATGGCGTTCAGTGCCTGGTCGAGGTCGTTGATGATGTCCTCGTAGTGTTCCGTACCGATGGAGAGGCGGATTGTGGCGGGGCTGATGCCCGCGGCGGCGAGTTCTTCCGGAGTGAGCTCGGAGTGAGTCGTCGTGTAGGGGTGCACCACCAGGCTCTTCACGTCGGCGACGTTCGCGAGCAGGCTGAAAATCTTGAGGCTGTCGATGAACTTGAACGCTTCGGCCTGGCCACCCTTCACGTCGAACGTGAAGATGGAGCCGCCACCGTTCGGGAAGTAGCGTTCGTAGAGCTTGTGGTCCGGATGGTCGGCAAAGCTCGGGTGGTTGACTTTCGCGACCTTCGGGTGCTTCACGAGGAACTCGAGAACCTTCTTGGTGTTTTCCACGTGGCGGTCGAGGCGGAGCGAAAGCGTTTCCGTGCCCTGCAACAGAAGGAACGCATTGAACGGAGAAATCGCGGCACCTTCGTCACGCAGGAGAATGGCGCGGATGTAGACGATGTAGGCAGCGGCGCCGGCAGCGGCCGTGAAAGGCACGCCGTAGCTAGGGTTCGTCTCGGTAAACTGCGGGAACTTGCCGCTGGCAGCCCAGTCGAACTTGCCACCGTCAACGATGACACCGCCGAGAGTCGTGCCGTGACCGCCGATGAACTTCGTGGCAGAATGGATCACGATGTCGGCGCCATGTTCCAGCGGGCGAATCAAATAAGGCGTACCGAAGGTATTGTCGATGAGCACCGGAATCCCCCGCTTGTGGGCAATTTCAGAAATCGCCTCGATATCCGGGATATCGGAATGCGGGTTGCCGAGCGTCTCGATGAGCACGAGCTTCGTGTTTTCCTTGATGGAAGATTCGACTTCCTTCAGGTCGCGGGTATTCACGAAGGTCGTCTCGATGCCGAACGGACGGAGCGTATGTTCCAGGAGGTTGTAGGTACCGCCGTAAATGGTGCGCTGGGCAACCACGTGGTCACCCTTGCGGGCGAGAGCCGTGATGGCGTAAGTGAGGGCTGCTGCGCCAGAAGCGACGGCAAGGCCAGCGATACCGCCTTCGAGGGCAGCGATGCGCTTTTCAAAGACATCCTGAGTGGTGTTGGTGAGGCGGCCGTAAATGTTGCCCGCATCCTTCAGGTGGAAACGGTCAGAGGCGTGCTGAGCGTTATGGAAAACGTAGGAGGTGGTCTGGTATATAGGGACTGCGCGGGAATCGGTTGCGGGGTCTGCCTGTTCCTGGCCAACATGGAGCTGAAGAGTTTCGAAGTGGAGCTTGTTCTGAGTAGTCATGTATAAAATTCCTTTTTTCTGTTTTGCCATCCCCGTGCGGGATGCTTGTTAAATAGTGCCCCTTTATTTCAAGCCGGGGCCCAGCCTGGCGGATTTAAGCTCCGCGAGCCTCACTTAGGGTACACATTCGATATTTCATAAGCTATCCTGCCTTCGCGACTCTATCGCCTTGCTGTTTCTAGGTTTTAAAGTTTCTGGGCGGCATTTCCGCCCGACGGAGAGTAAATTAGAACCATTTCCCCACCTTTTCAATAGGAAAATAAGCCGGCATATAAGAATTTTGCTTACATTTTTCTTACTAATAGATTTTACCTATAACTGTTTATAAGACAAAGGAGGTGAACATAAAAAAAGGAGGGTTGCACCCTCCTTAAATACTTGGCTTAGCCTACAGTCCGCAGTTCCAGGACTTTCCTGCAGGCACCTTCCCCTTGGCTTCGGGAGTATTGCGCAGGAACTGGTCGAGCTTGACGCTATCCAGGTAATTCTTGATAAGGGAACTGAGCTCTTTCCATACCGGGAGCGTTGCGCAAATATCGGCGCGGTCGCAAGAATTCTTTTCGTCATCCAGGCACGCGACCGGCGCGACGGACGTTTCTACAAGCGAAAGGATTTGCCACACGCTACATTCCGCAGGGTCGCAGTCAAGCTTGTAACCGCCCGCCTTTCCGCGGGCACCCGCCAGCAACTTGCCTCGCACCAGCGCACCCAAGATGCCTTCGAGATACTTTTCCGACAAGCCTTCCTTCTCGGCCAGTTCCTGCAACTTCACGTACTCGTCCTTGTCGTGCTGGGCAAGGTCGATCATCACGCGAAGAGCATATCTGCCTTTAGTAGAAATACGCATGTCTTTATCTCGAGCCGAACTTCCTAGTACGTGCCAAGCAGGCTACGGACCTTCTCCATCATGGCCTTGGACTTCACGCGGGCCTTCTCCTTGCCATACGCGAGAATCTTGTCGATTTCCTCGGTGTGGTTCAGCAGGTAGAAGTACTTTTCGCGGGCAGCACCCAAGTGTTCTTCGAGAACGTTCTGGAGTTCCTGCTTCGCATGTCCCCAGCCCATGCCACCGGCGCGGTAGCGGGCAGCGAGAGCCTCGGTCTGTTCCGGAGTCGCGAAGAGTTTGTACAACTTAAACACGTTGCAGGTATCGGGATCCTTCGGTTCCTCGATGCCCTGGGAGTTCGTCACAATCTTGCCAATCTTCTTCTTGAGGGCCTTGCTCTCGAGGAAGATGTCGATAACGTTGTCGTAAGACTTGCTCATCTTGCGGCCATCGAGACCCGGGATGATGCCGGTCGTTTCCTGGAACACCGGTTCAGGAATGGTGAACACGTCCTGCCCAAAATGCTTGTTGAACTTGATGGCGATATCGCGGGCGAATTCCACGTGTTGTTTCTGGTCCTTGCCCACGGGCACGATGTCAGCGCTGAACATCAGGATGTCTGCATCCATCAGGCACGGGTAGCAGTAGAGGCCCATGTTCA is a window encoding:
- a CDS encoding undecaprenyl-diphosphate phosphatase, with translation MFESIILGLLQGLAEFLPISSSGHLVLGHELLGMNEAGMFFDIMLHAGTLLSIFVVFHKKIVNIIVGCLHRDRDQLREAGYIILASIPTAMIGLGFKDVLEGLFENPRAVCVAELFTGLLLFTSQWGPTGAKHPENEGVKMNWWRALVTGVVQGIACIPGISRSGSTISAMMFMGVNRKYAGEFSFLMSIPAVGGAALLDCIKWAKCQSAEKVAQMALESPEKALACKDAGSFTPELLVGMVVSFIFGIIALKWLMNFVQKGKFQHFAWYVWAVGILGLIFL
- the cysK gene encoding cysteine synthase A, giving the protein MSKIYTSADQLVGHTPLLELTHVEASNNLEAKILAKLEYFNPAGSVKDRIAKAMLDDAEKSGKLKAGSVIIEPTSGNTGIGLASVAAARGYRIIIVMPETMSVERRQLMKAYGAELVLTEGAKGMKGAIAKADELAKEIPNSFIPGQFVNPANPAAHRATTGPEIWEDTDGKVDIFVAGVGTGGTVTGVGEFLKSKNPNVKVVAVEPASSPVLSKGVAGSHKIQGIGAGFVPDTLNTKVYDEIIAVENEAAFEAGREIGKKEGVLVGISSGAALWAAKELAKRPENKGKTIVALLPDTGDRYLSTALFAE
- a CDS encoding O-acetylhomoserine aminocarboxypropyltransferase/cysteine synthase family protein, coding for MTTQNKLHFETLQLHVGQEQADPATDSRAVPIYQTTSYVFHNAQHASDRFHLKDAGNIYGRLTNTTQDVFEKRIAALEGGIAGLAVASGAAALTYAITALARKGDHVVAQRTIYGGTYNLLEHTLRPFGIETTFVNTRDLKEVESSIKENTKLVLIETLGNPHSDIPDIEAISEIAHKRGIPVLIDNTFGTPYLIRPLEHGADIVIHSATKFIGGHGTTLGGVIVDGGKFDWAASGKFPQFTETNPSYGVPFTAAAGAAAYIVYIRAILLRDEGAAISPFNAFLLLQGTETLSLRLDRHVENTKKVLEFLVKHPKVAKVNHPSFADHPDHKLYERYFPNGGGSIFTFDVKGGQAEAFKFIDSLKIFSLLANVADVKSLVVHPYTTTHSELTPEELAAAGISPATIRLSIGTEHYEDIINDLDQALNAI
- a CDS encoding Rrf2 family transcriptional regulator, with the translated sequence MRISTKGRYALRVMIDLAQHDKDEYVKLQELAEKEGLSEKYLEGILGALVRGKLLAGARGKAGGYKLDCDPAECSVWQILSLVETSVAPVACLDDEKNSCDRADICATLPVWKELSSLIKNYLDSVKLDQFLRNTPEAKGKVPAGKSWNCGL
- the trpS gene encoding tryptophan--tRNA ligase, translating into MKKISLTGIKPTGTPHLGNYLGAIRPALELSKTYDTVYFIADYHALTTVQNGAEMRANIYKIAATWLALGLNPEEGLFYKQSDIPEIFELSWALSCFTPKGFMNRAHAYKDKVAKNEAAGEDPDANVNMGLYCYPCLMDADILMFSADIVPVGKDQKQHVEFARDIAIKFNKHFGQDVFTIPEPVFQETTGIIPGLDGRKMSKSYDNVIDIFLESKALKKKIGKIVTNSQGIEEPKDPDTCNVFKLYKLFATPEQTEALAARYRAGGMGWGHAKQELQNVLEEHLGAAREKYFYLLNHTEEIDKILAYGKEKARVKSKAMMEKVRSLLGTY